In the Pseudomonas orientalis genome, one interval contains:
- a CDS encoding acyl-CoA dehydrogenase has protein sequence MVIWLLVGFTAATALAYRQAAATLWLGASLVWLAAGFLFNVVAAFGASVAAVLVLLPAVVLAIKPLRRVLLTGKALGLFRTIMPAMSDTERAAIESGTVWWDAELFSGKPDWQRLLQAAPASLSTEEQAFLDNEVETLCDIANDWETTQVWQDMSPEGWQYTKDAGFLGMIIPKQYGGKGFSHYAHSQVVMKLSTRCSAAAISVMVPNSLGPAELLLHYGTDAQRNYYLPRLARGEDIPCFALTSPYAGSDAGAIPDVGVVCKGLHEGEQVLGFKVTWDKRYITLGPIATVLGLAFRAEDPDGLLGAAGSLGITCALIPTSHPGVNSGRRHWPLNAVFQNGPTTGKDVFIPLEWVIGGREQVGNGWRMLMECLAAGRAISLPSANVGLGKVAVRGTTAYAAMRKQFGLPIGKFEGVQAPLARMAGHLYACDAVRKVSVASLDAGEKPSVISAIAKYHVTERARMIVNDGMDIVAGKGICMGPNNFLARAYQQSPIAITVEGANIMTRCLIIYGQGLIRCHPYVFREMEAAREPDRRKAVEAFDSAMFGHVSFVLANTVRAAVHALTGGRLLSAPARTDPALASYYRQANRLSVVLALVSDISMGVLGGALKRKESITGRLGDMLSQLYILSCVLKRFEDDGRPQADLPLVHWAAQDALLRAHEALAEVLDNYPSKAAAGVLRGLSFPFGIPLHKPSDRLLAQVADVAQTPGETRDRLLADSYIPRPEIDKLAYGELGLRLLPQVELIETRLKPAIKQGLLEPMPISAVAFAGWRVKARALDLISDDEEALLARYVEYADHAIQVDDFPQDFGLLEALQQRKQALEPAAKRRASQSENASVN, from the coding sequence ATGGTTATCTGGTTATTGGTGGGTTTCACCGCAGCAACTGCCCTGGCGTATCGACAAGCTGCTGCAACGTTGTGGCTGGGTGCGAGCTTGGTGTGGCTGGCGGCTGGCTTTCTTTTCAATGTGGTGGCCGCCTTCGGCGCCAGCGTCGCAGCGGTGCTGGTGCTGCTGCCGGCCGTGGTGCTGGCGATCAAACCGCTGCGCCGTGTGCTGTTGACCGGCAAGGCCCTAGGGCTGTTTCGTACGATCATGCCGGCGATGTCCGACACCGAGCGCGCGGCCATCGAGTCCGGCACCGTGTGGTGGGACGCCGAGCTGTTCAGCGGCAAGCCCGACTGGCAGCGCCTGTTGCAAGCCGCACCGGCCAGCCTGAGTACCGAAGAGCAGGCGTTTCTCGACAATGAAGTGGAAACCCTGTGCGACATCGCCAATGACTGGGAAACCACTCAGGTGTGGCAGGACATGTCTCCCGAAGGCTGGCAATACACCAAGGACGCGGGCTTTCTCGGCATGATCATTCCCAAACAGTACGGCGGCAAGGGCTTCTCCCACTATGCGCACTCCCAGGTGGTGATGAAGCTGTCGACCCGCTGCTCGGCGGCGGCCATTTCGGTGATGGTGCCCAACTCCCTGGGCCCCGCCGAACTGTTGCTGCATTACGGCACCGACGCCCAGCGCAACTACTACCTGCCGCGTCTGGCGCGGGGCGAGGACATCCCGTGCTTTGCGCTGACCAGCCCGTATGCCGGCTCCGATGCCGGGGCGATTCCCGATGTGGGCGTCGTGTGCAAAGGCCTGCACGAAGGCGAGCAAGTGCTGGGGTTCAAGGTGACTTGGGACAAGCGCTACATCACCCTCGGCCCGATTGCCACGGTGCTGGGCCTGGCGTTCCGCGCCGAAGACCCGGACGGTCTGCTCGGTGCCGCCGGTTCCCTGGGCATCACCTGTGCGCTGATTCCCACTTCCCATCCGGGCGTGAACAGTGGTCGCCGTCACTGGCCGCTGAACGCGGTATTCCAGAACGGTCCCACCACCGGCAAGGATGTGTTCATTCCGCTGGAGTGGGTGATCGGCGGCCGCGAACAAGTCGGCAACGGCTGGCGCATGCTGATGGAATGCCTGGCGGCGGGCAGGGCGATTTCGCTGCCGTCGGCCAATGTCGGCCTGGGCAAAGTGGCGGTACGGGGCACCACCGCCTACGCGGCGATGCGTAAACAGTTCGGCCTGCCCATCGGCAAGTTCGAAGGGGTGCAGGCGCCGCTGGCACGCATGGCCGGGCATTTGTATGCCTGTGATGCGGTGCGCAAGGTGTCGGTGGCGTCCCTGGACGCCGGCGAGAAACCCTCGGTGATTTCGGCCATCGCCAAATACCACGTCACCGAGCGCGCACGCATGATCGTCAACGATGGCATGGACATCGTCGCCGGCAAGGGCATCTGCATGGGGCCCAACAACTTCCTGGCCCGTGCCTATCAGCAAAGCCCCATCGCCATCACGGTGGAGGGCGCTAACATCATGACCCGTTGCCTGATCATCTACGGCCAGGGCCTGATCCGCTGCCATCCCTATGTGTTCCGCGAGATGGAAGCGGCGCGCGAGCCGGATCGGCGCAAGGCCGTGGAGGCGTTCGACAGCGCGATGTTCGGCCATGTGAGCTTTGTATTGGCCAACACCGTGCGCGCGGCGGTGCATGCACTGACCGGCGGCCGGTTGCTGTCTGCCCCGGCCAGGACCGACCCGGCGCTGGCGTCCTACTACCGTCAGGCCAATCGCTTGTCGGTAGTGCTGGCGCTGGTCTCGGACATTTCCATGGGCGTACTGGGTGGCGCCCTCAAGCGCAAGGAAAGCATCACCGGGCGCCTGGGCGATATGCTTTCGCAGTTGTACATCCTGTCCTGCGTGCTCAAGCGCTTTGAGGATGACGGTCGGCCACAGGCGGACCTGCCCCTGGTGCATTGGGCGGCCCAGGATGCCTTGCTGCGGGCTCATGAAGCCCTGGCTGAAGTCCTCGACAATTACCCCTCGAAAGCCGCTGCCGGGGTGCTGCGTGGTTTGAGTTTTCCGTTCGGCATTCCCTTGCACAAGCCGTCGGACCGCCTGCTGGCCCAAGTGGCCGACGTGGCGCAGACCCCCGGCGAAACCCGCGACCGGCTGCTGGCCGATTCTTACATCCCACGCCCGGAGATCGACAAGCTGGCTTACGGCGAACTGGGGTTGCGCTTGTTGCCCCAGGTTGAACTGATCGAGACACGGCTCAAGCCCGCCATCAAGCAAGGCCTGCTTGAGCCGATGCCGATTTCCGCTGTGGCCTTTGCAGGCTGGCGCGTCAAGGCGCGGGCGCTGGACTTGATCAGCGACGACGAAGAAGCCTTGCTCGCCCGCTACGTGGAATACGCCGACCACGCTATCCAGGTCGACGATTTCCCGCAGGACTTTGGCTTGCTGGAGGCCCTGCAGCAGCGCAAGCAAGCGTTGGAGCCCGCCGCCAAGCGTCGCGCCAGCCAAAGCGAAAATGCGTCGGTCAATTAA